Proteins encoded in a region of the Flavobacterium sp. PMTSA4 genome:
- a CDS encoding tyrosine-type recombinase/integrase, with protein sequence MKKTYPFLPLFTQFVKDCESGKRLKKNGERITKSSVKSYVYVLNNLSKFCEETGFDLRICDVQKLNSREMVSEKNYWKKFYKNFTGYLYKKGCFDNYVGSSIKTIRVFFNYLQSDKNIMVGDFHKNFYVRKEEIDILVLSPEQLKFLIHDVDFDASLTENQRRIKEIFVFGCTTGLRYSDIFMLTSKNFELNGDDWYLKLKSKKTKTFTSVKLPPYAVAIYLKYKPKHSKQAVFGKISLFNFNRMLKLIGEKANFVSEVSISREQQGKTKHLQARDKKNRFCDKMSSHMMRRTAITTLLILGMPEHLVRKVSGHSNASSSFNRYVHYAQVYIDQEIDKVYNKLSEY encoded by the coding sequence ATGAAAAAAACCTATCCTTTTTTGCCTCTCTTTACACAATTTGTTAAGGATTGTGAATCGGGGAAACGATTGAAGAAGAATGGAGAGCGCATTACTAAGAGTTCTGTTAAATCCTATGTTTATGTTTTAAATAATTTAAGTAAGTTTTGTGAGGAAACGGGTTTTGATTTGCGGATTTGTGATGTTCAAAAGTTGAATTCTAGGGAGATGGTCAGTGAGAAGAATTACTGGAAGAAGTTTTATAAAAATTTTACTGGTTATCTTTATAAGAAAGGTTGTTTTGATAATTATGTAGGATCGTCGATTAAAACTATCCGAGTATTTTTCAATTATCTTCAATCAGATAAAAACATTATGGTTGGGGATTTTCATAAAAACTTTTATGTTAGGAAAGAGGAAATTGATATTTTGGTATTGTCGCCCGAACAGTTGAAATTTTTGATACATGATGTTGATTTTGATGCTTCATTGACCGAGAATCAGAGGAGAATTAAAGAGATTTTTGTTTTTGGATGTACAACAGGACTTCGTTATTCGGATATTTTTATGCTTACTTCGAAGAATTTTGAGTTGAATGGTGATGATTGGTATTTGAAATTAAAGTCTAAGAAAACGAAAACCTTTACTTCTGTTAAGCTGCCTCCCTATGCTGTTGCTATTTATTTGAAGTATAAACCGAAGCATTCTAAGCAGGCCGTTTTTGGAAAGATTAGTCTTTTTAATTTTAATAGAATGCTCAAGCTTATTGGTGAAAAAGCGAATTTTGTTTCAGAAGTTTCGATTTCGAGAGAGCAACAAGGTAAAACGAAACACTTGCAAGCAAGGGATAAAAAGAATCGTTTTTGCGATAAAATGAGTTCGCATATGATGCGAAGAACTGCCATTACCACGTTGCTCATCTTGGGGATGCCTGAACATCTGGTTAGAAAAGTGAGTGGTCACAGCAATGCTAGCAGTTCTTTTAACCGCTACGTGCATTATGCACAGGTGTATATTGATCAAGAGATTGATAAGGTTTATAATAAGTTGTCTGAGTATTGA
- a CDS encoding helix-turn-helix domain-containing protein yields MASQNNNQIATAIFQMLFELATGNYRFRKEMPAEENLFTKEIELLNHFANLWEEKIIHLHFPTPFYSFQSSIQHTVIINTKGQIQYLSPSFAFHLNYKPIELKETPIYQLLHKNSTDLLHNEINQLSESTIIHLIFVTTDNLYLPHFCSLLKLYPSELISINLITTMFQNIEDNNHLTTNPPAEPDDTILFNKIYNFISKNTEEQLPSTKEIAKQFGVNESKLKQGFKAHFNTSIYQCYNDIRLKKAFDLIQNTTLQIKEIAYSCGFNDYVTFSKAFKKKFGFAPANLKRPE; encoded by the coding sequence ATGGCTTCTCAAAACAACAATCAAATTGCAACTGCCATTTTCCAAATGCTGTTCGAATTAGCAACGGGAAATTACCGTTTCAGAAAGGAGATGCCTGCTGAGGAAAATTTATTTACTAAAGAAATAGAACTTCTCAACCACTTTGCCAACCTATGGGAAGAAAAAATAATACACCTCCACTTCCCTACACCATTTTACAGTTTTCAATCTTCAATACAACACACTGTCATAATAAATACAAAAGGTCAAATCCAGTACCTCTCACCTTCTTTTGCATTCCATTTAAACTACAAACCAATTGAGTTAAAAGAAACCCCTATCTACCAACTACTCCATAAAAATTCGACAGACCTGCTCCACAACGAAATAAATCAACTAAGCGAATCTACCATCATACATCTCATTTTCGTTACAACTGACAACCTCTATCTTCCCCACTTTTGCAGTCTATTAAAACTATACCCTTCAGAGCTAATCAGCATCAACCTCATTACAACAATGTTCCAAAACATAGAAGACAACAACCACCTAACAACCAATCCACCAGCAGAACCCGATGATACAATCCTCTTCAATAAAATATACAACTTCATAAGCAAAAATACAGAAGAACAACTACCATCAACCAAAGAAATCGCCAAACAATTTGGCGTCAACGAATCCAAACTAAAACAAGGATTTAAAGCACACTTCAACACCAGCATATACCAATGCTACAACGACATCCGCCTAAAAAAAGCGTTTGACCTAATTCAAAACACAACCTTACAAATCAAAGAAATAGCCTACTCCTGCGGCTTTAACGATTACGTCACCTTCTCCAAAGCCTTCAAAAAGAAATTCGGCTTTGCTCCTGCTAATCTGAAAAGACCAGAATAA
- a CDS encoding MauE/DoxX family redox-associated membrane protein, translating into MKNTSSLKSMFIYTVAILHIMLFTYAAISKILDFQNFRAQLGQSPLLSIFADVVSIAVPSIEILLSVLLMIPKIRIRALQYSCFLMFMFTVYIVMILNFTSFIPCSCGGVLEKLGWSEHLIFNIIFVVLGLSAIAFSKGLRHTILISAIGGSIGTLVLITLFLLSEDKMQKENPFIRRLPQATAAKIAEIKLPNNTVYIAGATKQNIYVADRLAPLQVYEYDASLKTKKHYTIVLDRENFKFRELRLKVLYPDFYLYDGSVPVIYKGSITDWNAKVVSDGEYGFSDIIFINPNQRIILGKERNVKQNILALIKDKDSLQVSVHNSILKKQIDGAFDISGTMEFSYEWNKFIYIYRYRNQFIVTDPELKKKFEGNTIDTVSKARIKVVKIKSGDTKMAAPPLVVNKMATVVNNLLMVNSMLQGRYESSEAWKHSTVIDVYDINTGNYILSFYVYDENGARMRDCYASDDALYVIIGAELQKYGYGVRIKSQFKYKKIPAGDRNVDRTPEEKSRSNY; encoded by the coding sequence GTGAAAAACACATCCAGTCTAAAATCAATGTTTATTTATACGGTAGCAATACTTCACATAATGCTCTTCACTTATGCAGCGATAAGCAAGATTCTTGATTTCCAAAATTTTCGAGCACAACTAGGTCAATCGCCGCTATTAAGCATTTTTGCTGATGTAGTTTCAATCGCTGTTCCATCAATTGAAATTTTGCTTAGCGTACTGTTAATGATTCCTAAAATAAGAATTAGAGCATTGCAGTATAGCTGTTTTCTAATGTTCATGTTTACCGTCTACATTGTAATGATCCTTAATTTTACATCATTTATACCCTGTTCCTGTGGTGGAGTGCTTGAAAAATTAGGATGGTCTGAACATCTAATTTTCAATATTATTTTTGTTGTATTAGGGCTTTCAGCTATAGCGTTCTCTAAAGGATTGCGACATACAATTTTAATTTCTGCCATTGGTGGAAGTATTGGTACACTCGTACTAATCACCTTGTTTCTATTATCAGAAGACAAAATGCAGAAAGAAAATCCATTTATTCGAAGGCTACCTCAAGCAACTGCTGCGAAAATAGCGGAAATTAAACTTCCAAATAATACAGTTTACATTGCTGGTGCTACAAAACAAAATATTTATGTAGCTGACCGCCTTGCACCATTACAGGTATACGAGTATGATGCTAGTCTAAAAACCAAAAAACACTACACAATAGTTTTAGATCGCGAGAATTTTAAGTTTAGGGAATTACGCTTAAAAGTTCTTTACCCAGATTTCTATCTTTACGATGGTTCTGTGCCTGTCATTTATAAAGGTTCAATCACAGATTGGAATGCAAAAGTAGTTAGCGATGGTGAGTATGGTTTTAGTGATATCATTTTTATTAATCCAAATCAACGTATAATCTTAGGCAAAGAAAGAAACGTAAAACAAAATATTTTAGCCCTTATAAAAGACAAGGACAGCTTGCAGGTTTCAGTTCATAATTCAATTCTAAAAAAACAAATTGATGGTGCATTTGACATAAGTGGAACAATGGAATTCAGCTATGAATGGAATAAATTTATTTATATCTATCGGTACCGTAATCAATTTATTGTTACTGATCCTGAACTAAAGAAAAAATTCGAAGGGAATACTATCGATACAGTCAGCAAAGCCCGTATAAAAGTTGTAAAGATTAAGTCTGGAGATACAAAAATGGCAGCTCCGCCACTTGTCGTTAATAAGATGGCGACTGTAGTAAATAATCTTCTGATGGTCAATTCTATGTTACAAGGACGATATGAAAGTTCTGAAGCTTGGAAGCATTCAACAGTAATCGATGTTTACGACATCAACACGGGAAACTATATTTTAAGCTTTTACGTCTACGATGAAAACGGTGCCAGAATGCGAGACTGTTATGCTTCCGATGATGCTTTGTATGTAATTATTGGTGCTGAACTTCAGAAATATGGTTATGGCGTACGGATTAAATCACAATTTAAATATAAAAAAATACCGGCCGGTGACAGGAATGTAGATCGAACACCTGAAGAAAAAAGTAGATCAAATTATTAA
- a CDS encoding DUF6520 family protein, giving the protein MKLKFIKLFMLPVAAFFLASAAAVTTDQSHQSKATALTMQGFIHNPSATDCEPVNDIDCVVGTGDPCELGSWTVYGTTGIGCSLQLKRE; this is encoded by the coding sequence ATGAAATTAAAATTCATCAAATTGTTTATGTTACCAGTAGCAGCTTTCTTCCTTGCAAGTGCCGCAGCAGTTACAACAGATCAATCACATCAAAGCAAAGCAACAGCTTTGACAATGCAGGGATTTATTCATAATCCCTCAGCCACGGATTGTGAACCTGTAAATGACATTGATTGTGTAGTGGGAACTGGTGACCCATGCGAATTGGGTTCTTGGACCGTTTACGGTACAACAGGAATCGGTTGCTCCCTTCAGCTGAAACGTGAGTAA
- a CDS encoding S9 family peptidase: MSRIGGKSKVGYIEFENWKHEILIKGDAIYGRFSWQSDDKAVVFCNDSYVYFYRFIDQQLFTINIKSIEGYEGAVLAKGGFTNLTVSDDCEKVFFSIIDPTIGLKKDSMLEVEVWNGNDASLFPTQQLLQSTDIPKFVVWFPVSNKFKVLSDNSRFNVHITTGGNYVILSNPYTYILTSQYPKRVDYYIKDVRTGVEKLLLEQHPEEVNQLSFSPFDDSILYFQNENWWLYNPATDATTNITNYSNHCWNTVYEDDPSNPGAYGVASWTMDRKYVLLYDRFDIWKASLDGSVCVRLTRGSEKGIVYRINKSEFGGVRFRGYESDLRKVINLSKDMILEITNLLDWSTGYVVYNEKKSMRTLIYGPKKYNDFKKSINGKYLYTSETFSQPTQLEFTSNRGSKILFDSNRHQKQYYYGHSELVYYRNANGEILKGALFYPSNYKKDVKYPMVVKTYERLSGMLHKYTRPTLANDTGFNVSVFTTNGYFVLFPDIKHVNGSPGISAYDCVTSAVKEVIATYNVDEKHIGLIGHSFGGFETDFIITKTDLFAAAVSGAGIGNTIGYYFSLNTNGGGAEDGMWRFENQQMRMGIPFYQDKQSYLNNSPLYNAENIRTPLLQWTGKNDIVVPYEQSVNLYLALRKLKVKNVMLVYPEEGHSLSKETNQYDLTYRILQWFDYFLKGNVNIDWITGGTAEK, from the coding sequence TTGAGCAGGATCGGAGGGAAATCTAAAGTTGGTTATATTGAATTTGAAAATTGGAAGCATGAAATTTTAATCAAAGGTGATGCTATTTATGGTCGATTTAGTTGGCAGTCTGATGACAAGGCGGTAGTTTTTTGCAATGATAGCTATGTCTATTTTTACAGGTTTATAGACCAACAGTTATTTACCATTAATATAAAATCTATTGAAGGATATGAAGGTGCAGTATTAGCAAAAGGTGGTTTTACCAACCTTACTGTTTCTGATGACTGTGAAAAGGTTTTCTTTAGTATAATTGACCCGACTATCGGATTAAAAAAAGACAGCATGCTAGAAGTGGAGGTATGGAATGGAAATGATGCCAGCTTGTTTCCAACACAGCAACTATTACAATCAACTGATATACCTAAATTCGTGGTGTGGTTTCCAGTTAGCAATAAGTTTAAAGTTTTGAGCGACAATTCACGTTTTAATGTGCACATAACTACTGGCGGTAACTATGTTATACTTTCTAATCCTTATACCTATATCTTGACTTCACAATACCCTAAACGGGTTGATTATTATATAAAAGATGTGCGGACGGGTGTAGAAAAGCTATTGCTTGAGCAACATCCTGAAGAGGTTAATCAGTTAAGTTTTTCACCTTTTGATGATTCCATACTGTATTTTCAAAATGAAAACTGGTGGCTTTATAATCCTGCTACTGACGCTACAACTAATATCACGAATTATTCCAATCATTGCTGGAATACCGTGTATGAAGATGATCCTTCAAATCCTGGAGCCTATGGAGTTGCTTCTTGGACAATGGATCGAAAATATGTTTTGCTTTATGATCGATTTGATATCTGGAAAGCATCGCTCGATGGATCAGTATGCGTTAGGTTAACAAGAGGTAGCGAAAAGGGAATTGTTTACAGGATTAACAAGTCAGAATTTGGAGGTGTTCGTTTTCGTGGTTATGAAAGCGACTTGCGAAAAGTAATCAACCTTTCAAAGGATATGATACTTGAAATCACAAATTTATTGGATTGGTCAACTGGTTATGTGGTGTATAATGAAAAGAAAAGTATGCGTACCCTTATATATGGCCCTAAAAAATATAATGATTTCAAAAAGAGTATAAATGGAAAATATCTCTATACCAGTGAGACATTTTCTCAACCGACACAGCTTGAATTTACTAGCAATAGAGGTAGTAAAATACTATTTGATTCCAACAGGCATCAGAAACAATACTACTATGGTCATTCTGAACTTGTTTACTATAGAAACGCTAATGGTGAGATATTGAAAGGAGCTTTGTTTTATCCTTCCAATTATAAAAAAGATGTAAAATACCCTATGGTTGTAAAAACTTATGAACGGCTATCGGGAATGTTACATAAATATACCAGACCAACACTAGCCAATGATACAGGGTTTAATGTTAGTGTATTTACAACTAATGGTTATTTTGTATTATTTCCTGATATTAAGCATGTTAATGGAAGCCCTGGAATCTCTGCATATGATTGTGTAACTTCTGCTGTTAAAGAGGTCATTGCTACATATAATGTTGACGAAAAGCATATAGGCTTGATAGGTCACTCTTTTGGAGGCTTTGAAACTGATTTTATTATTACAAAAACAGACTTGTTTGCCGCGGCAGTGAGCGGCGCTGGAATTGGAAATACCATAGGCTATTATTTTAGTCTCAATACCAATGGCGGTGGAGCAGAAGATGGAATGTGGCGATTTGAAAATCAGCAGATGCGTATGGGAATTCCTTTTTATCAAGATAAACAGTCTTATTTGAATAATTCGCCATTGTATAATGCGGAAAACATTAGAACACCTTTATTGCAATGGACTGGAAAAAATGATATTGTTGTTCCTTACGAGCAAAGTGTAAATTTATATCTGGCATTACGAAAGCTTAAAGTAAAAAACGTAATGCTTGTTTATCCAGAAGAAGGACATAGTTTAAGTAAGGAAACGAATCAATACGATTTGACATATCGTATACTTCAATGGTTTGATTATTTCTTGAAAGGAAATGTTAATATAGACTGGATTACCGGTGGTACTGCTGAAAAATAA
- a CDS encoding RagB/SusD family nutrient uptake outer membrane protein, translating to MKLYNHIKLNAKKGCIILLLVFTPIYQSCDSYVDVEKPNSQLISAAVFEDVATANAALGGLYAKMRNNGVLAGSNGMSLYTGLYADELDWYQTTTISNFYNNTLTPSEAGVASIWNNSYKQIYEANSIIEGVTNSVSLPEVNRIQLKGEALFIRALIHFYLMNLYGDIPYIKTTDFEQNSHVGRMSISLVYDNVIADLNEAATLLPEVYVTAERVRPNQFAVKALLARVYLYKGDYAAASNEASAVINSSLYVWETDLNKVFLKASTTTIWQFMPNATTMNTTEGTSYIFNAGPPSSIALKSNFVNAFETDDQRKVKWIRSITNGSNTWYHAYKYKQQTTTASSVEYSVVLRLAEQYLIRAEARARQGELTNAKSDLNLIRNTAGLANSTAITETDIIMDIMNQRRFELFTEFGNRFFDLKRSGQIDAVLALTKPGWNSTDKLWPLPAVELNVNPNLNPQNPGY from the coding sequence ATGAAACTATACAATCATATAAAACTGAATGCAAAAAAAGGGTGCATCATTTTACTATTGGTATTTACACCAATTTATCAATCGTGCGATAGCTATGTTGATGTTGAAAAGCCTAATTCACAATTAATAAGCGCGGCTGTATTTGAAGACGTTGCTACAGCCAATGCTGCATTAGGTGGGCTTTATGCAAAGATGCGAAACAATGGTGTACTCGCAGGCTCAAATGGTATGTCATTGTACACTGGTTTGTATGCCGATGAACTTGACTGGTACCAAACCACAACGATAAGTAATTTTTACAATAATACACTGACACCAAGTGAAGCTGGAGTTGCGTCAATATGGAACAACAGCTATAAACAAATTTATGAAGCTAATTCGATTATTGAAGGAGTAACCAATTCTGTTTCTTTACCAGAGGTCAATCGGATACAACTAAAAGGAGAAGCACTATTTATCCGTGCTTTGATTCATTTTTACCTAATGAATTTATACGGAGATATTCCTTATATAAAAACAACCGATTTTGAGCAAAACAGTCACGTAGGTAGGATGTCTATAAGTTTGGTCTACGATAATGTAATAGCTGATCTTAATGAAGCTGCTACATTATTGCCAGAAGTATATGTTACTGCTGAACGTGTAAGACCAAACCAATTTGCTGTAAAGGCATTGTTAGCAAGAGTATATTTGTATAAAGGGGATTATGCTGCGGCGTCAAATGAAGCTTCGGCGGTTATTAACAGTTCCTTGTATGTATGGGAGACGGATCTTAATAAAGTGTTTTTGAAAGCTAGTACTACCACTATCTGGCAATTTATGCCTAATGCAACAACGATGAATACAACAGAAGGCACAAGCTATATTTTTAATGCAGGACCTCCTTCGTCCATTGCTTTAAAGAGTAATTTTGTTAACGCATTTGAAACCGATGACCAACGTAAAGTAAAATGGATTAGATCAATAACTAACGGAAGCAACACTTGGTATCATGCTTATAAGTATAAGCAACAAACTACGACGGCAAGTTCGGTGGAGTACTCAGTAGTGCTGCGCCTCGCAGAGCAATATCTTATACGTGCAGAGGCACGCGCCCGACAAGGAGAACTGACAAATGCCAAATCAGACCTGAATCTTATTAGAAATACGGCAGGATTAGCTAATAGTACTGCGATTACCGAGACGGATATCATTATGGATATCATGAACCAGAGGCGTTTTGAATTGTTCACAGAGTTTGGAAACCGTTTTTTTGATCTTAAAAGAAGTGGACAGATTGATGCCGTTTTAGCTTTAACGAAGCCAGGTTGGAATTCAACTGATAAATTATGGCCTTTGCCTGCTGTGGAGCTCAATGTTAATCCAAATTTGAATCCTCAAAATCCAGGTTATTGA
- a CDS encoding SusC/RagA family TonB-linked outer membrane protein → MNKNSIGKKWCCYLMALSLYSPFCFSNPHSYETNPELKGSRDKGKGVCVFTAQQQQQQITGTVTDQNGMVMPGVTVVVPGTTNSTITDANGQFSITAEEGAVLVFSFMGYKDVTVTVTGSRIVNVTLQEDATALQEVTVNAGYYTVKDKERTGSIAKITSKDIEKQPVSNVLAAMQGRMAGVDIIQDGGTAGGGFQIKIRGVNSLRADGNSPLYIIDGVPYSSETIGYSQTTTGMATPTSPLNSINPSDIESIEVLKDADATAIYGSRGANGVVLITTKKGKAGKTKFSLNSLTGVGKVARFLELMNTEQYLAMRRQAYVNDGIANYPANAYDVNGTWDQSRYTDWQKELIGGTAEITDIQFGVSGGSAQMQYLLSGSRRKETTVIPGDFDYNRTAVHFNMNHTSDDSKFKVSFSGGYTLQDNKQPATDLTKLSRTLAPNAPALYDVNGDLNWENNTFQNPLASLNSFSTVDTKDLFTNAILTYSVLPNLEIKTNFGYTNVKNHEQRLIPSTVSNPAQNITSANSQMYDNFTERNSVLFEPQLNWKKKFAKSTLDVLVGGTAQKQITERMYAQAGGVASNALITNLASASIKLILASDITEYKYQAFFGRINYNYKEKYILNATGRRDGSSRFGPGKQFATFGALGAAWIFSNENILKQSKILSFGKLRMSYGATGNDQIGDYQFLNTYSTTSLNYQGIVGLEPTRLYNPDYGWESSTKIEAALEAGFLNDRIFLTGAWYRNRSSNQLVGIPLPGTTGFTTLNANLAATVENKGIEVTLRTVNFSMKDFKWTTNFNISAARNKLVAFPGLSGSTFANTYVVGEPTSIIKVYEFTGVNPQTGLYEVADLNGDGIINAIGDRQKTMDLTPKYFGGFQNQFQYRDWQLDFLFQFVKQQVSNYTPNVSAGYNVNQSTTMLNAWQQIGDSAPYQMYTTGANSAAATAFSRYASSDAMIVDGSYIRLKNIALIYALPLGLKGINCKLSLQGQNVLTFTHYKGGDPEFRYTNYLPPLRVFTAGIQLNF, encoded by the coding sequence ATGAATAAAAATTCAATTGGCAAGAAGTGGTGTTGCTATCTCATGGCACTAAGTTTATATAGCCCTTTTTGTTTTTCAAACCCTCATTCGTATGAAACGAATCCTGAGTTAAAAGGAAGTAGGGATAAGGGAAAAGGAGTTTGTGTTTTTACAGCACAACAACAACAACAACAAATTACAGGAACGGTTACTGACCAAAACGGCATGGTGATGCCTGGTGTAACTGTTGTTGTTCCGGGAACAACGAATAGTACGATTACTGATGCTAATGGGCAATTTAGCATCACGGCGGAGGAAGGAGCGGTGCTGGTTTTTAGCTTTATGGGCTATAAGGATGTGACGGTTACTGTAACGGGTAGCAGGATTGTTAACGTTACTCTGCAGGAGGATGCTACTGCTTTGCAAGAGGTGACTGTTAACGCTGGGTATTATACTGTAAAAGACAAGGAACGCACGGGTAGTATAGCTAAAATTACGAGTAAGGATATTGAGAAGCAGCCGGTGAGTAATGTGTTGGCGGCGATGCAAGGACGGATGGCGGGAGTTGATATTATACAGGATGGCGGTACGGCGGGTGGCGGATTTCAGATTAAGATTAGAGGTGTGAACAGTTTGCGTGCTGATGGGAATTCGCCGTTGTATATTATCGATGGTGTTCCTTATTCGTCTGAAACCATTGGCTATAGCCAAACTACAACTGGGATGGCCACTCCAACAAGTCCCTTAAACAGTATTAATCCTAGTGATATTGAGAGTATAGAGGTGCTTAAAGATGCTGATGCGACGGCTATTTATGGGAGCCGAGGTGCTAACGGTGTTGTATTAATAACCACAAAAAAGGGTAAAGCAGGAAAGACGAAGTTCAGTCTCAATTCGTTGACAGGTGTAGGGAAGGTTGCAAGGTTTCTTGAACTTATGAATACCGAGCAATATTTGGCTATGCGACGACAAGCTTATGTAAATGATGGAATTGCGAATTACCCAGCCAATGCCTATGATGTAAATGGAACTTGGGATCAATCAAGATATACAGATTGGCAAAAGGAACTGATTGGTGGGACTGCCGAAATAACCGATATACAATTTGGTGTATCAGGAGGTTCGGCACAAATGCAATACCTTTTGAGCGGTAGCCGCAGAAAGGAAACTACCGTAATACCTGGTGATTTTGATTATAACAGGACGGCAGTGCATTTTAATATGAATCATACTAGTGACGATTCAAAATTTAAAGTTTCGTTTTCGGGAGGATACACTTTACAAGATAATAAACAGCCTGCAACTGACCTGACGAAACTGTCGCGTACGCTTGCACCAAATGCTCCTGCGTTATATGATGTGAATGGTGATTTGAACTGGGAAAATAACACTTTTCAGAATCCGTTAGCATCTTTAAACTCATTCAGCACAGTAGACACCAAAGATTTGTTTACAAATGCAATATTGACTTATAGTGTTTTGCCTAATCTTGAAATTAAAACCAACTTTGGATATACAAATGTAAAGAATCACGAACAACGGTTGATTCCTTCAACGGTTTCTAACCCTGCACAAAACATAACGAGCGCCAATTCGCAGATGTATGATAATTTTACTGAGAGGAACTCGGTGCTTTTTGAACCACAGCTTAATTGGAAAAAGAAGTTTGCGAAAAGCACGCTGGATGTTTTAGTAGGTGGTACGGCACAAAAACAGATTACAGAGAGAATGTATGCGCAAGCAGGGGGGGTTGCGAGTAATGCGCTTATTACCAATCTAGCGTCTGCCAGTATCAAACTGATACTTGCCAGCGATATCACTGAATATAAGTATCAGGCGTTCTTTGGCCGTATTAATTATAATTATAAGGAAAAATACATTCTTAACGCCACAGGAAGGCGAGACGGATCGAGTCGTTTTGGTCCAGGTAAACAGTTTGCCACTTTTGGTGCTCTTGGAGCTGCCTGGATTTTTAGCAATGAAAATATATTAAAGCAAAGTAAAATACTAAGTTTTGGAAAGCTTCGAATGAGTTATGGTGCTACTGGAAACGATCAGATTGGGGATTACCAATTTTTGAACACCTATAGCACAACATCTTTGAATTACCAGGGGATAGTAGGTCTTGAGCCTACAAGATTGTATAATCCAGATTATGGATGGGAAAGCAGTACCAAAATAGAAGCTGCCCTTGAAGCTGGGTTTTTGAATGACCGCATTTTCCTGACGGGAGCTTGGTATAGAAACCGTTCCTCAAACCAGTTGGTTGGGATTCCACTTCCAGGCACTACGGGTTTTACTACTTTGAATGCCAATTTAGCTGCTACGGTTGAGAACAAAGGAATTGAAGTGACATTAAGAACAGTTAACTTTAGTATGAAAGACTTTAAATGGACAACTAATTTTAATATTTCGGCAGCCCGAAATAAACTCGTGGCATTTCCCGGATTGTCAGGATCTACTTTTGCCAATACTTACGTTGTTGGCGAACCAACTAGCATTATAAAGGTGTATGAATTTACAGGAGTCAATCCTCAAACTGGTTTGTATGAAGTGGCTGATTTAAACGGCGATGGGATAATCAATGCAATTGGAGACAGGCAAAAGACTATGGACCTTACGCCGAAGTATTTTGGTGGTTTTCAAAACCAATTCCAATACAGAGACTGGCAGCTTGACTTCTTATTTCAGTTTGTAAAACAGCAAGTAAGTAATTATACTCCAAATGTATCAGCAGGGTATAACGTAAATCAAAGTACCACTATGCTTAATGCTTGGCAACAGATTGGTGATAGTGCGCCCTATCAGATGTATACGACTGGAGCAAACAGTGCTGCAGCAACAGCTTTTAGCCGATATGCTAGTAGTGATGCTATGATTGTAGATGGTTCTTATATACGCTTAAAGAACATTGCGTTAATTTATGCTTTGCCTTTGGGGTTAAAGGGAATAAACTGTAAACTTTCACTACAAGGGCAAAATGTTTTAACATTTACACACTACAAAGGCGGTGATCCTGAGTTTAGATATACTAATTACTTGCCTCCCTTACGGGTTTTTACTGCTGGTATTCAACTTAATTTTTAA
- a CDS encoding helix-turn-helix domain-containing protein, giving the protein MEVNSKICGYITKEWLKPWINEGKSQTSFANAHNVEESTIRKIKGTKNYRIPVETLHRICEARNLKLVEFFKLINL; this is encoded by the coding sequence ATGGAGGTAAATAGCAAAATATGCGGTTATATAACTAAAGAATGGTTAAAACCATGGATCAACGAAGGTAAATCTCAGACTTCCTTTGCTAACGCACATAATGTAGAAGAAAGTACTATTAGAAAAATTAAAGGAACTAAAAACTATAGAATTCCTGTAGAAACACTTCATAGAATTTGTGAAGCAAGAAATTTAAAGCTTGTAGAGTTTTTTAAATTAATCAATTTATAA